One window from the genome of Sphingomonas lacunae encodes:
- the dxr gene encoding 1-deoxy-D-xylulose-5-phosphate reductoisomerase: MRSISIFGATGSVGQSTLDLVRRNRDEWRVVALTANGNVAELAALAREFRPEVAVVADAGCEALLAHALAGEGIAVAAGEAALVEAAKLGADVTMAAIVGCAGLAPTMAAIECGKTVALANKESLVAAGELMMAAARASGATILPVDSEHNAIFQCLSGDLDRVAKITLTASGGPFRTFSHNEMGSVTPEQAVAHPNWSMGAKISVDSATMMNKGLELIEAYHLFPVGLARLDIIVHPQSVVHSMVEYVDGSTIAQLGPADMRVPIASALAWPDRMATPCSPLDLAKLARLEFEAPDFERFPALTLARAAIAEGGGRPAQLNAANEVAVAAFLDRRIGFLDIAAISARLFDETAPIAPHSLHDVFNLDRESRARAEQLVVTFAKA, from the coding sequence ATGCGCTCCATCTCCATCTTTGGCGCGACCGGATCGGTTGGTCAGTCGACGCTTGATCTGGTGCGGCGCAACCGGGATGAGTGGCGCGTTGTTGCACTGACCGCCAATGGCAATGTCGCCGAGCTGGCGGCGCTGGCGCGCGAGTTCAGGCCTGAAGTTGCGGTTGTGGCCGATGCCGGGTGCGAGGCGCTGTTGGCCCATGCGCTGGCGGGTGAGGGCATTGCTGTCGCCGCGGGTGAGGCGGCGCTGGTCGAGGCGGCGAAGCTCGGCGCCGATGTGACGATGGCGGCGATCGTTGGCTGCGCGGGGCTGGCACCGACGATGGCGGCGATCGAGTGCGGCAAGACGGTGGCGCTGGCCAACAAGGAGAGTCTTGTTGCGGCCGGTGAGCTGATGATGGCGGCGGCGCGCGCTTCGGGCGCGACGATCCTGCCGGTCGACAGTGAGCATAATGCGATTTTCCAGTGTCTGTCGGGCGATCTTGACCGGGTGGCGAAGATCACGCTGACCGCGAGCGGCGGGCCGTTCCGCACCTTTTCACACAATGAGATGGGCAGCGTGACGCCCGAACAGGCGGTGGCGCACCCCAACTGGTCGATGGGCGCCAAGATCAGCGTCGATTCGGCGACGATGATGAACAAGGGGCTCGAACTGATCGAGGCCTATCACCTGTTCCCGGTGGGGCTGGCGCGGCTCGACATCATCGTTCATCCGCAATCGGTGGTGCATTCGATGGTCGAATATGTCGACGGCTCGACGATCGCCCAGCTGGGACCGGCGGACATGCGCGTGCCGATTGCCTCGGCGCTGGCCTGGCCCGACCGGATGGCGACGCCCTGTTCGCCACTCGATCTCGCCAAACTGGCCAGACTGGAGTTTGAAGCGCCTGATTTCGAGCGGTTCCCGGCCCTGACGCTGGCGCGGGCGGCGATAGCGGAAGGCGGGGGACGACCAGCCCAGTTGAACGCCGCCAACGAGGTGGCGGTGGCGGCTTTCCTCGACCGGCGCATCGGTTTCCTGGACATCGCCGCCATTTCGGCCCGGCTGTTTGACGAGACTGCCCCTATTGCGCCACATTCGCTTCATGATGTGTTCAACCTGGATCGGGAAAGTCGGGCCCGAGCCGAACAGTTGGTGGTGACATTTGCCAAAGCCTGA
- a CDS encoding phosphatidate cytidylyltransferase — translation MGERGTPVRQKSDLGVRTLSAIVMVAVAGTALWLGGWWWTAFACAVGLGVLWEWSNLARGIAKTRGDAAMWAVAGVTYIGVAVWTLVMLRWMGLAAALAPLAVVVAVDVGAYFAGRTFGGPKIAPKISPSKTWSGLIGGALAAAVLLVGFNGNPALQSGGSVDQVAHDDYIIVLDWWVLAGVALLCAIIAQTGDFFESWMKRRSGVKDSGSLIPGHGGLFDRTDGLLAVCFVLGVVMLMRSLL, via the coding sequence ATGGGTGAACGCGGGACCCCGGTGCGCCAGAAATCCGATCTTGGTGTGCGGACGCTGTCGGCGATTGTCATGGTCGCGGTGGCGGGAACGGCGCTGTGGCTCGGCGGCTGGTGGTGGACGGCGTTTGCCTGCGCGGTGGGGCTGGGCGTGCTGTGGGAATGGTCGAACCTTGCGCGCGGGATTGCCAAGACGCGGGGCGATGCGGCGATGTGGGCCGTGGCGGGCGTTACCTATATCGGCGTGGCGGTCTGGACGCTGGTGATGCTGCGCTGGATGGGGCTGGCAGCGGCACTGGCACCGTTGGCGGTTGTCGTGGCGGTCGATGTCGGCGCCTATTTCGCTGGCCGGACCTTTGGCGGGCCGAAGATTGCGCCGAAGATCAGCCCGAGCAAAACCTGGTCGGGGCTGATTGGCGGAGCGTTGGCCGCGGCTGTGCTGTTGGTCGGCTTCAACGGCAATCCTGCCTTGCAAAGCGGTGGGTCGGTCGATCAAGTCGCCCATGATGATTATATCATCGTTCTGGATTGGTGGGTGCTGGCTGGTGTGGCGTTGCTGTGTGCCATCATCGCCCAGACCGGTGATTTCTTCGAAAGCTGGATGAAGCGGCGGTCGGGAGTGAAGGATTCCGGGTCGCTGATACCAGGGCATGGCGGACTGTTTGACCGTACCGATGGCTTGCTGGCCGTCTGTTTTGTGTTGGGCGTGGTCATGCTCATGAGGAGCCTGCTGTGA
- a CDS encoding isoprenyl transferase, which produces MADAKALTLPRHVAIIMDGNGRWAKKRLLPRVAGHRAGVEAVRTITRAGRDMGLEAMTLYAFSSENWKRPEDEVSALMGLLKRFIESDIDEFDANNVRLKIIGDLSAFSVDVREVVEGALARTADNTGSQLAIALNYGSQAELVRAARMLVEAGGPEAITVEGIEQHLYTADMPPLDLVIRTSGEQRLSNFLLWQAAYAEFWFTDVLWPDFSPAHLAEAVQEFGRRERRYGGL; this is translated from the coding sequence GTGGCTGACGCCAAGGCCCTGACGCTGCCGCGCCATGTGGCCATCATCATGGATGGCAATGGCCGCTGGGCGAAGAAGCGGTTGCTGCCGCGCGTCGCCGGGCACCGGGCGGGCGTTGAGGCGGTGCGGACGATCACCCGCGCCGGGCGCGACATGGGGCTGGAGGCGATGACGCTCTATGCCTTTTCGTCCGAGAACTGGAAGCGGCCCGAGGATGAGGTGTCGGCGCTGATGGGCCTGTTGAAGCGCTTCATCGAAAGTGACATTGACGAATTTGACGCCAACAATGTGCGCCTCAAGATCATCGGTGACCTTTCCGCCTTTTCCGTCGATGTGCGTGAGGTGGTCGAGGGCGCGCTGGCCCGCACCGCCGACAACACGGGATCGCAGCTGGCGATTGCGCTCAACTATGGATCGCAGGCCGAACTGGTGCGCGCGGCGCGGATGCTGGTCGAGGCGGGTGGACCCGAGGCGATCACGGTCGAGGGGATAGAGCAGCACCTCTATACCGCCGACATGCCGCCGCTCGATCTGGTGATCCGCACGAGTGGGGAACAGCGCCTGTCGAACTTCCTGCTTTGGCAGGCGGCCTATGCCGAGTTCTGGTTCACCGATGTGTTGTGGCCTGATTTCTCACCGGCGCATCTGGCCGAAGCGGTGCAGGAATTTGGCCGGCGTGAGCGGCGGTACGGGGGATTGTGA